CGCGGTTGCGTGGAGACGGGCTGCTCCAGCATGACGAACGCCCCGACCGGTGGCGCTGGATGCGTGTGTCCGACGTCGATGATACGGTTCCCGGCGGCGAGTTCAACATCGAGCAGACTGCGCAACGCCGCCGGTAGTGAAGCCACGGCCAGCCGGAACGCGACATCGATGTGATTGAGCGACGTGTCCGTCATGGCTCGGCGTCCGCGCCGATGAACCCGAGTCGTCGGTAGCGTGCAACGCGCTGGGTCATGTCTGACACCGACGCGCGAATCTGCGCGGCGAGCTGCGCGCCGGCGACATCACGCGTGTCGAGTGAAATGCAGTGGGCGAGATACACATACGTGTGATCGCGCTCCTTGAACTCCGGCGCAAGGAGCGCTTCGACGGCGGCTGGCAGTACTTCGCTACCGAGTACGCTGGCGGACTGACGCCAGCGATTGTCCGTAAAGCGGAAGGCGGTCACGGGCTCCGTCAGCGTAATGGTGCCGTCGGGAAGCACCAGCGCAGCCACTTGATGGATGAGCAGCAGTCGCGTGGATGATGAACTGTCGACCACCACGCGCCATCCGCCGTCGCTCGTCATCGCCCGCGCGCGCGCGGGCGGCAGCTGCAACTCGCGCAGCGTCTCGTTGACGGTGCGAAGCCGCTCGTCATCCGCCGCCGGCTTGCACGAGGCCATCAGGAGCATGGCCATGCCGACGCCGCACACGATCAGCGGGTCGCGTAGCACCGCTACTCCTGCACCGTGGGCCACGCGAACGTGACGGACTTGGGCGTATCCGGCGTGCCATCGATCGTGCGAAGTCGCACAAATATTTCGATCGCTGACGGCGCACCGTTCACCACATGGACGCGAAATTCGATCTGCCGGGCGTCGTCGGCGGTGGGTTCAAAGGTGTAGCCCCAGACGAAGTACGGCTTCCCTTGGGCACCGGCGGCTCGGGCCTGCACGCGCATGGCATCGGGCTCGAACACGGCGCCCGCCGTCTGCGACGAGCGGATGCGCACGCGCCATCCGTACGAGTCGACTTCCCGGTACGCCACGAAGGCATAGTCGCCATTTAGGACGGCATCGTAGGCGTCGAGGTAGCCCAGCGTTTCGTATCGGATCGACTCGGTGGAGGTCGGAGCGTCAATCAACATAGGCGTGCTCATCGGAGGGTTGGTGAGAGGAAGATCGGACTGCGGAACACGGCATACGCACACGGCACACGCACACGGCACACGGCGTCAGTCCCCTTGCTGACGCCACTGATAACGCCCGGCGCGGAACTCGATACGCCCGCTGGCGGATTCGGCCTTGGCTACCAGCAGCGCAGCGCCCGCACCGATATCGCGTGGAACCACCTGCCAGCTGTCCATCCAATCGAAGTTGCGGCCGCCGTTTCCGAACGGCACACCGGCGCCGCACAGCTGCGCCGGACGACCGCTGGCGTGCACAATGAGGATGCCACGTTCGTGCGTGAGTCGATGCCGGACCTGCCAGGCCACATCGGGCCGACCGTCTCCATCGAAATCGGCCGACAGCATTGCGGGCGATACCGTGCTGTCGCGCACCAGCTGCCGCGCCGAAGCCTGCGTACGCCAGGCCACGTCGGCCCACGGTGGTGTGGGCGTCGTCGCGAGCGCCTGCACCACGCCTTCCGCCGTCTTCCCGGCGGCGAGGGCGCCCGGCGAGCGATCCAAGGTCCAGATCACGTTGTCGACCGCCACCATCAGATGCGTGGCGTCTACGACGTGCACCTCGAAGATCCCCGAAGCACAGCGGATGCTGATGCCGCGCACGAGCCCGCTGGCAAAGCCGAGTGCTCGTGCGGTCGTCGCTGCCGGCGCCGGCAGGTTCCCCTGAAAAAGTGCTTCCGGTGGCATGAGGGTCGGCTCGTAGCGCGGGGCGGCACACGCGAACGGCCCCGGGCCGACGAGAGCCGTCGGGCGAAGCTCAACCAAGTGTGCGAGATACGCCGCACGATTCCACGACGGGCTGTCGGTCGTGACCCAGGGTGCGACGATCCCGCTGCGAATACGCCACGTGCCAAACAGCGACGGTGAGAGCGTCGAGGCGCTCGGGCGGGCCAACGACTGCGCCGGCGCGTCGACGGCCGCGATCACCGGCGACGCCAGCAGGAGGAGTGCGAGTCTGATGAAGCGGAGGCGGTCGGTCACGGTTGAATGCTGCGAGGGGTCTGCTGGCGAGCGGGTGGCGACCGGCGATGTCGACAACCTTAGCAACGGCACTCACCCAGCGATCACCGCTGGCGGTGTCCGCGCGGGGGAGTCGGTGGTGATCGTCCCCTTGTGCCCCGCGTGCACCGACGCTGTGACCGTGCCGACAGCAACCGCGCGCAAATGACAGCAGGTCAATGACTTACGCAGAAGACTTTTTGACGAGAATGCGATGCGCTCGCCGAATACCGTAGTCTCGTGACGTGCGCCGCGAAAATCGGCGCCCCTGAGACCTGCAACCGGAGCGAACACATGCACCGATGGATTACACGCGGCCTTGCCTCGGCCGTTCTCGTACTGGCCACGCAAACGACCGCGTCTGCGCAAACGCTGTTCTTTAACGGGCAATGGAATGGCGACGGCCAGACGTCCGCGTCGAACACCATCAACGGGTCAGGCTCGAATCAGATCATCTTCGAAAACTTTGTCGTGGGTGGTGCGGGTTGGAACGTGACCGGCGTCTTTGGTGAGTTCAACACGAAGGGCTCAGTTTCGTCGTGGCTGACAGCGAATTGGGAGATTCGGAGCGGCATGTCGACGGGTAACGCCGGAAAGCTCGAGTGGTCCGGCCTCGGTCCGACGACCAATAGCCTGACCGGCACCAACTACGGAGACTACAAGGGGATCCGATCGACGGTCTCCGGTCTGAATGTGATGCTCGCGGCCGGCACGTATTGGGTCGGCCTCGCCCCCGTCGGCTTGGACGCCAGCCAGGTCGACATTTATCTCAACAGTACCGGAGGCGTGAACGGCGTCAACGCGCTGATCGACGGTGATTTCTTCGTGAA
This region of Gemmatimonas groenlandica genomic DNA includes:
- a CDS encoding PEP-CTERM sorting domain-containing protein translates to MHRWITRGLASAVLVLATQTTASAQTLFFNGQWNGDGQTSASNTINGSGSNQIIFENFVVGGAGWNVTGVFGEFNTKGSVSSWLTANWEIRSGMSTGNAGKLEWSGLGPTTNSLTGTNYGDYKGIRSTVSGLNVMLAAGTYWVGLAPVGLDASQVDIYLNSTGGVNGVNALIDGDFFVKSTSSDLYNYVEPAQGLYSWASRDYALGVLGTQITSSPPPSTTVPEPSTYALMAAGLATLGLVARRRRIRA